Genomic segment of uncultured Tolumonas sp.:
TCTCGCTGGCACTGTTCCCCTGCCTTTGTGGGCCGGAAATGAAAAAAAAGAAGTCATTATTGCGCTGACAACCAGCATTGAAGATAGTGGGTTGCTGGATGTCATTCTTCCTCCGTTTGAGAAGCAAAGCGGTTACACCGTAAAAAAACTCTCGATTGGTACAGGGCAAGCTTTAGCATTAGCAGAAAAAGGCGAAGTGGATGCCTTGCTGGTTTGTGCGCCGAAAGCAGAACAGGCGGTCGAAAATAAAGGCGATGTCATTAACCGCAAGCTGATCATGCATAACCAATACGAAATTGTTGGTCCTGCTAATGACCCTGCAAAAATCAGCAAACTAGACTCCCTGTCTGCACTGAAGAAGATCAGTGAAACGCAAAAACTGTTTGTTTCCCGTGGCGATAATTCTGGTACACATAAAATGGAATTAAGCTTGTGGAAATTAGCGGGAGTTCAACCTTCTGGTGATTGGTATAAAGAGATTGGCGCAGGGATGGCAGATGCATTACGGATCAGTGATGAAAAGAACGCGTATACCCTGACTGATAGCGGCACATTCACTTTTTTGAAAAAATCATTGTCGTTGGAAGTTCAAGTATCTGGCGAAGATCGTCTGTTAAATCTATTCCATGCTATGCAAACCAACCCTGCAAAATTTAACAAAGTGAATGCTGCTGGCGGAAAGGCTTTTGTCGATTTCTTGTTATCGAAACAAGGGCAAAAATTGATTGCGGAACATGGTATTAAGCAATTTGGAAAGCCATTATTCATTGTTGATGGTGGCAAGTCAGAAAAAGACTACGGATTCTAAATAGCAGGAGTTTCCCATGCCTGATCTTTTTAGTGTTGTTCACCAGCTTGCTGATACTGATGTATTAGACATTACCAGTCTAACGCTGCAAGTTTCATTCACTGCTACTTTTATCAGCATTGTGGTTGGTGTTCCTGCCGGCATGTGGATGGCATTAAACGCTTTCCGTGGAAAAGCACTACTGTGCGCACTACTGAATTTTGGTATGGGGCTTCCACCCGTTGTGGTTGGTTTGATGGTGAGCTTACTGTTATGGCGTTATGGCCCGTTGGGCGAATTGGGCTGGATGTACACCCCCAAAGCGATGGTCATTGTACAAGCC
This window contains:
- a CDS encoding substrate-binding domain-containing protein, translating into MKSLIKKGILLSAILAGTVPLPLWAGNEKKEVIIALTTSIEDSGLLDVILPPFEKQSGYTVKKLSIGTGQALALAEKGEVDALLVCAPKAEQAVENKGDVINRKLIMHNQYEIVGPANDPAKISKLDSLSALKKISETQKLFVSRGDNSGTHKMELSLWKLAGVQPSGDWYKEIGAGMADALRISDEKNAYTLTDSGTFTFLKKSLSLEVQVSGEDRLLNLFHAMQTNPAKFNKVNAAGGKAFVDFLLSKQGQKLIAEHGIKQFGKPLFIVDGGKSEKDYGF